In Spirochaetota bacterium, the genomic stretch ATACTACGCCTTTCCCACCTATCTCATCGGCCTCGAGATCAACCTGTGGGTGTTGAAAGTAACCGGCGAAACCATGGTGAACCTCTACAACCGCCGCGACGTTAACGCAACAGTCGGCGTTCGCGTGCAGATTTAGCTATCGTTCGGGCCGCAGCGCCTTCCATAACAGATCGAATATCTCCTCGATGCGCTCTGTGAGTTTCCATTTCATGCCGTGGTAATACCAGGTATGGATATGGCGATAACAGAGCATGTAGTACATCATTTCGATGATCCTCGGCGTTACCGACGCGTCGATGTCGCCGCGTTCTTTGCCGCGCTCCACAAGCTCGCGAAGTATTGTTTTTACGTCCTCCCGGCGATATGAATGCTCCTGCATCCAGGTGCGGGTGGGAACGGTGATAAACGCCGTGATGGCCACCGCCGGATTGCGCTCGTAAAAGTCCATGGAGACCCGGACGATCTTCCTGAAAATCTCCACGGTATTGTCGAGTCCCTGTAAGCGGGCTGCGAAAAGCCCGGGGAGCTCGCTCATCTTCTCGTCGAGTATGGTGAAGAGGAGGTCCTCCTTCGATGAGAAGTATTTGTAGATGGTACCGGTGCTGATTCCCGTCTGATGGGAGATGTCGCGCAGGTTGACCTGGTGGAAGTCCCTGCGCGAGAAGAGGTCAAGCACCACGGGATAGAGGCGCCGTTTGATTTTGTCCGGGAGCGGATGAAGCGTTCTCCGGCTTCCCGTATCATTTCGAAGGTGCTCTTTCATCTGGATCGGCGTGGTTCTCCGCCCGGCTCAATATTTCAAGCGCTGCGTGTGGGAAAGCGCGGCGCCGGTAACCGGGGGCGTCGAGGGCGGGTGTAGCTCATGGCGGACATTTCGGCAAGGACATTTCGGAACGATACTGTCGCCCGTATTAATAATTTGACGGCGTGCTCCGGATGGATCATACAATGATAAAATGAATTTTATTCCTGATTTTCGGTTGGCGAGGTTGGCATGAAACGTACGGCGGCGCTGTTCGCGTCACTGGTCCCCTTATTCTGTACATCCGGCGCGATTACGACGCTTTCCGTTGAGGCGCAGGAAAAAAAAGTCGTACTTCACTTTTTCTACGGGCGCGAGTGTCCGCACTGTAAAAGGATTGAGCCTGAAATAGAGTCGCTCGTGAAGAGCAATCCCCGGCTGGAACTGAAGAAGTACGAGGTGTGGTATAACACGGATAACCGGGCGCTCCTGATGCGGATGACGGAAGAGCGCGGCAAAAGCGCACAGGGTGTCCCAATCGTCATCATCGGCGCCGACGTCTACCTGGGGTCCGATATGGCGAAAATAAGAGATATTGCAGCCAAAAACACGCGAAAGCATAACTGATCCGGCAGGGGACGGTGACCGGCGCCGGTTCAATTGCGCAATTAAAACTAAATATATTTAAGTATTTATTATCTATTTTATAAACAAAAATATTGACACGGGGGGCGCGCCCGCTACAGTGATTTGAGATAGTTCCCCCTTAAGTTAAAAATTGCGAGGTAGCCATGATTCTATTTAACCCAAAGAAATATGACGGTGCCGACGTCGACCCTGAAACCAGGGACATTTTATTAAAGACGATCGATTTTTTCGAGAAAAAGGGCCTGAAGAAAATCAAGGAGGACGACCAGTCGAGCGTCTGGTACGATGATTTCCTCGAGTTCGTAAAAAAGGAAAAGGTCTTCGCCACCCTGCTCACTCCCTCGGGCTATGGAGAGAGCGACTCGCGCTGGGACATGTGGCGTATCGCCAAAATGAACGAAATTCTCGGCTTCTACGGCCTCTGTTACTGGTATACTTGGCAGGTTTCCATCCTCGGCCTCGGCCCGATCTGGATGGGCGCCAACGAGGAGATGAAGCACAGGGCGGCGAAGCTCCTTAAAGACGGCGGAATTTTCGCTTTCGGACTTTCGGAGAAGGAGCACGGTGCGGACATCTACGGCACGGACATGATGCTCTATCCCAAAGGCGACGGAACGTATGTGGCCCGTGGGGACAAGTACTATATCGGCAACGGCAACGAGGCGGCACTGGTCTCGGTCTTCGCCAAGATGGCGGATACCGGAGAATATGTCTTTTTCGCGGTCGATTCAAAACATCCCAATTACGAATGCGTCAAAAAGATCAGCACCTCGGGCGTGCGGCAGGCCTATGTGGCCGAGTTCGCCCTGCACGATTACCCCATAACCGAGGCCGACATCCTCGCGCGCGGCCAGCTTGGCTGGGACTCCTCGCTCAATACGGTAAACGTGGGCAAATACCAGCTTGGCTGGGCGTCGATCGGCATCTGCACCCACGCCTTTTACGAGGCGATGGACCACGCGGCCAACCGGAACCTTTACGGCAAGTTTGTGACCGACTTCCCGCACGTCAAAAAGATATTTACCGAGGCCTATGCGCGCCTTTCGGCGATGAGACTTTTCGGCCTGAGGGCTTGCGACTACATGCGCACCGCCGGCGAGAAGGACCGCCGGTATCTATTGTACAATCCCATCCAGAAGATGAAGGTCACAATGGAGGGCGAGAGGGTGGTGGGTCTGCTGCACGAGGTCACGGCCGCCAGGGGCTTCGAGCAGGACACCTATTTCGAAATGGCGATACGCGATATCGGCATGCTCCCGAAGCTTGAGGGAACCACTCACGTCAACATCGCGCTGGTCGCCAAGTTTATGAAGAATTTTCTCTTTGCGCCGGCCGAATACCCAGAGGTGGCCAAAAGAAACGACCAGACGAATGACGCCTATCTGTTCAACCAGGGAGCGACCGCGGGCCTGTCGAAGATCACATTCCACGATTACCAGGCATCCTTCGACGGTATCAAGAGCGCGAACCTCGGCATCTTCAGAGAGCAGATCGACGCTTTTAAGGGCTTCCTGGCCAAGGGCACTCCCGATGAAAAGCAGAGCAAAAACATGGATTATATGCTCCAGGTCGGGGAGCTTTTCACGCTTATTCCCTATGCACAGCTCATATGCGAAAACAAGAAGATCTACGGGGTGGATGACGTCATAATCGACGAGATTTTCAATTTTATCGTTCGCGATTTCTCGGCCTATGCGCTGAGGCTCTATACGGGCCAGGATAACAGCGATATCCAGAGCGAGCTGATTCTCAAGATGCTCCGCAAGCCCTCCCAGGACCAGACAAGTTTCAATGCCGTCTGGGAGAAATATGTCTATGCCATGAAGGGACAGTACCAGATGAATCAGTAGCGAAAAGCCGGGGTGCCGCGGCGGTTACGCGACATAAGTCGTCCCGCTGCGGCATCCGGCCTCCCATTCTCAGGGCCGGGCCGCGGATGGGAGAGGGGATGGGGGCCGGGTGCGGTTTCATTAATCTCTTGACAGGCCGGCATATTTTTGTACAATAATTCCCTGATGACGGCCTTTGAAGTGTTTTTAATTAAATTTCTTTACTTTTTTTTCCGATTATATTACAAGTACTACGTATAAGGTGCCTCTCGGCAAGAAAATGAAAGTGATGCTAAGCAGCGAAGCCTCCGTCGGAGGGGGTGGACTCGTTTTCTGGCGGACAGCGGGCCTTGCTCGAAGACATTATGTTAGCGCAAAAATCATTTTTAAAAGGAGTTAAAAATGAAGAGGGAGGTCAAGTCGATTATATTGGCGTTTCTGATGGGGTGTTTGATTCTCCTTGTTGGGAGCGGCAATATAACCCTGCAGGCGCAGGAGGAGGCCAAGAGCACGGCGCCGGAGAAAAAACAGCAGACCGGTCTTATCGAGGACTGGCTGAATGATTTCGAGGCGGCGGAAGACTGGAGGGCGACGGCCACCTCCCCGCTGGGCGACACGAAGATACGTAAAATACCGGGAAAGCCCCGTCCGGTGGACGATAACGGCAATCCCATTGAGTTTCCCAACGAGATCACCGACGATAATGGAATAACCCATAAAAATGAATTCGTACTGGGTGTAAAAACCTATTTTATGGATCGGGGTTTCGATCGCGTCGAGGTGCTTCCCCCCAATGAATACATAATCCGCGGCAAGGCCAAGGAGATCAAGGTATGGGCGCTGGGGAGAAAGTTCCGCCATACCTTGTTTGTAAAGCTTCGCGATTTCAGGGGAAGGCTGTACAAGATCAAGATCGGCAGGCTGGATTTCTGGGGATGGAAAGAGCTTTCGGTCGTCATTCCAGGCTGGTTGCCGCAGTCTGCAAGCTATGCCATGCTTGATAAAAACCTGCACTTCGTTTCGTTCTTCGTAGAGAGCGATAATTTCGAGGTTCCGGGGACGTTTTATTTCTACCTGGACAACTTCAGGGTGATTACCGACCTCTCCGAATTTACCGGCGATACCTTCATAAGGGATACGTGGTAAACGAGAGCAGGGTATACTATCAACGGAGGCATGCAATGAAAATTGAATATAATAAACTGATTCCCGCCCTTGTGTGCGGCATCGCGGTCGTGGTCGCCGGGGTCCTCGCTCCCGACCGGGCCAGTTCCAGACTGAATACCAATGTCCCCGCCGACCTCAGCGAGAGGGAGCTTCGGGCCCTCGTCGTAGAGGACTTCGAGCAGCAGACCGACTGGATCATTGATTCGGTGCCGAAAAAGAACGCCGATGAGAAAAAGAATCCGGTACCGGTGCTCGAGCTTAGATATATAGAGGGCGGCCCCTCCGACCTGATCGAGGAGAAATGGTCCCAGGATAAGAAGGGAATGGAGAAGAAACAGGCCCTGGGCGTCCATTTCAGGTTCAAGTATCCCGGTTTCAACTCGGTGCACCTGCTGCCGCCGCCCGAGGTACAGTGGGACGAGCCCACGAAAAAGGTTATGACCTATGATCCGCGCACGGGGGCGGAGGTCCAGGAAAGGGCTGTCCAGCTTCCCGGAAGGGCAAAGGGTGTTTCGATATGGTTTCACGGACGCGGCAACGACTATACCCTCGAGGCGTGGGTGAAGGACTTCAAGGGAGATGTCCATATTTTAAGGATGGGCTCGCTCAACTTTGTGGGTTGGAGGCCGCTTAGGGCTTTTATACCCGAAAATGTCCCGCAGGAGATACAGTCCTATCCGCAGACCAGGGTGACGAAACTCGTGCGCCTTGTCATCCGCGCGACCCCCTATGCGGGGACGGAAAATGTGTACATGTTCTTCGACCAGCTTAAGGTTCTCACCGATGTATTCGAAGTGAACTTTGACGGGCAGAATCTTCACAAGGCCTTTCAGGGTGGGGCCAAGGGGAGCGCCGATACGACGAAAAAGTAACGAAACACCGGCTTTTACGTAGCCAGCCGCGAACAAAGAGGGTGCCGATCCGGAAAGGGGGCATCCTCTTTGCTCAATAAAGTGCTTGCCAAAATAGTCGCCGGGATATACGCTGTGACCGAGATTTCAGGGTTAGCCGGGCCGAGGCAGTCTCCCTTCCTAAATTATACAGGGGTAGCGGGAGAGGTTGTCTGCCGGATTCAGATCAATCCCTCCCTATAATTCAGTAGCTCGAAACATGGAATTACCCGGGTTGTGTGAACTAAGTCAGGGGGATTTGCTGTTCGTAACGCTAAAAAAAGCGTCGCAATTCGAGAGTTATCGTATAACCGGAATATGCAACGGCCTTCACCGGTCCGCGGCGGAAAGAGGCATGCCGTCTCCGGGTGACACGGTGACCTTATTACATCATGGCAGAGGGTAAGGCTATGGAAAAAGAAAAACTTCTGGATAAAGTGAATTCCCTTTTTAAAGAAGAGTTGTGGGGCCGCATCGAGCCCAAAGATATTGGAATATCAAAATTCAAGATTCTCGACGATCTGTTCAACAGCCTGGTCGGGGACAATCTTTTCCAGGAAATACTTGAACTTTGCAAAAGCCACCTCGTCGAGCACCCGGATTCCATCACCGCGTCGTATCTGGTGGGCCTTATCGGCTACCACCTGGACCGGATGGAGGACAAGTTCCAGCTTCGCAAGCTCATCGATCTCTTTCTCGATCACCACAAGTGGGCGGTGGTCGAACGCATTTCAGAGAAGATCCTGGAATACGGTGAAAACAGGGTGGCGCTCAAGGCGCTCGCGACGGCTCTCGAACGCCTGGGCCGCAATCGGGAGGCCATTCCCGTATGGGAGAACCTGCTGAAAATAGATCGATTCGACGCGGACGTTTCCAAAAAGATCGCGTTCGCGATCATCGAGGACGACCCGGCGAAGAGTATTCAATACATGAAGCTCTCGATCGAGGGCTATATTAAAAACGGTGAATACGACAATATTGTGGACCTCTGGAACAAGCTGGTTTCGGTTTCCTGGGAGGATATACAGTTCTTTGAAAGGATCGAGCGGATGCTGGTTGAGGCAAAGCAGCGCGAGCTGGCGGCGAGCCTTTTAAAAACGCTCCTGCACAAGTATCGCGACGAGGAAAATCCCGACCAGTCCATCGAAATTTTAAAAAAGATACTCGAATACACGCCCGAGGACAACGCGGCGCGACGCGATATCGTAAAGTTTTACGAGAAGAAGTACGGCAACCATTCGCAGTATCAGCAATTCCTCAAGCTGTCCAAGTTCAACAATT encodes the following:
- a CDS encoding flagellar filament outer layer protein FlaA, coding for MKIEYNKLIPALVCGIAVVVAGVLAPDRASSRLNTNVPADLSERELRALVVEDFEQQTDWIIDSVPKKNADEKKNPVPVLELRYIEGGPSDLIEEKWSQDKKGMEKKQALGVHFRFKYPGFNSVHLLPPPEVQWDEPTKKVMTYDPRTGAEVQERAVQLPGRAKGVSIWFHGRGNDYTLEAWVKDFKGDVHILRMGSLNFVGWRPLRAFIPENVPQEIQSYPQTRVTKLVRLVIRATPYAGTENVYMFFDQLKVLTDVFEVNFDGQNLHKAFQGGAKGSADTTKK
- a CDS encoding thioredoxin family protein encodes the protein MKRTAALFASLVPLFCTSGAITTLSVEAQEKKVVLHFFYGRECPHCKRIEPEIESLVKSNPRLELKKYEVWYNTDNRALLMRMTEERGKSAQGVPIVIIGADVYLGSDMAKIRDIAAKNTRKHN
- a CDS encoding TetR/AcrR family transcriptional regulator, which produces MKEHLRNDTGSRRTLHPLPDKIKRRLYPVVLDLFSRRDFHQVNLRDISHQTGISTGTIYKYFSSKEDLLFTILDEKMSELPGLFAARLQGLDNTVEIFRKIVRVSMDFYERNPAVAITAFITVPTRTWMQEHSYRREDVKTILRELVERGKERGDIDASVTPRIIEMMYYMLCYRHIHTWYYHGMKWKLTERIEEIFDLLWKALRPER
- a CDS encoding acyl-CoA dehydrogenase codes for the protein MILFNPKKYDGADVDPETRDILLKTIDFFEKKGLKKIKEDDQSSVWYDDFLEFVKKEKVFATLLTPSGYGESDSRWDMWRIAKMNEILGFYGLCYWYTWQVSILGLGPIWMGANEEMKHRAAKLLKDGGIFAFGLSEKEHGADIYGTDMMLYPKGDGTYVARGDKYYIGNGNEAALVSVFAKMADTGEYVFFAVDSKHPNYECVKKISTSGVRQAYVAEFALHDYPITEADILARGQLGWDSSLNTVNVGKYQLGWASIGICTHAFYEAMDHAANRNLYGKFVTDFPHVKKIFTEAYARLSAMRLFGLRACDYMRTAGEKDRRYLLYNPIQKMKVTMEGERVVGLLHEVTAARGFEQDTYFEMAIRDIGMLPKLEGTTHVNIALVAKFMKNFLFAPAEYPEVAKRNDQTNDAYLFNQGATAGLSKITFHDYQASFDGIKSANLGIFREQIDAFKGFLAKGTPDEKQSKNMDYMLQVGELFTLIPYAQLICENKKIYGVDDVIIDEIFNFIVRDFSAYALRLYTGQDNSDIQSELILKMLRKPSQDQTSFNAVWEKYVYAMKGQYQMNQ
- a CDS encoding flagellar filament outer layer protein FlaA; this translates as MKREVKSIILAFLMGCLILLVGSGNITLQAQEEAKSTAPEKKQQTGLIEDWLNDFEAAEDWRATATSPLGDTKIRKIPGKPRPVDDNGNPIEFPNEITDDNGITHKNEFVLGVKTYFMDRGFDRVEVLPPNEYIIRGKAKEIKVWALGRKFRHTLFVKLRDFRGRLYKIKIGRLDFWGWKELSVVIPGWLPQSASYAMLDKNLHFVSFFVESDNFEVPGTFYFYLDNFRVITDLSEFTGDTFIRDTW